One genomic segment of Nitrospira sp. includes these proteins:
- a CDS encoding FIST C-terminal domain-containing protein: MKLSTFTYPATHPTPIASHPLKDPARTLVILFGPSHLMDAPGPIQTVLTAYAGAAAIGCSSSGEIFGTQVQDDTLVVGLVEFDSTTVRTASAQVTDPGHSFEAAQALAHQLMDPALRGVLVLSDGLGVNGSELIRGLNAVLPAQVVVSGGLAGDGDRFKRTWVIKDGLPVAGHVTAVGFYGSAIRLTHGSKGGWDLFGPERLITRSKGNVLYELNQKPALQLYKDYLGELANGLPGTALLFPLAIRQTQQDTKRLVRTILAVDEAAQSLTFAGDMPEGAYAQFMRANFDRLIQGASDAATAAAAPNPEPSPTLSIAISCVGRRLVLGERTEEEVEAAFDVLPKGAAQIGFYSYGEISPYSTGHCDLHNQTMTLTTISEAA; this comes from the coding sequence ATGAAACTCTCGACCTTCACGTATCCCGCAACTCATCCAACTCCAATCGCGAGCCATCCTCTCAAGGATCCTGCGCGGACACTCGTTATTCTCTTCGGCCCTTCCCACTTGATGGACGCTCCGGGCCCCATCCAAACAGTCCTGACCGCCTACGCCGGCGCCGCGGCCATCGGCTGCTCCAGCTCAGGGGAAATTTTCGGCACGCAAGTTCAGGACGATACCCTGGTCGTCGGACTCGTAGAGTTCGACTCCACCACCGTCCGTACTGCGTCGGCTCAGGTTACCGATCCAGGCCATTCCTTCGAAGCGGCACAGGCGCTTGCACATCAATTGATGGATCCCGCGCTCCGCGGCGTCCTGGTGCTCTCCGACGGACTGGGCGTCAATGGCAGTGAACTGATCCGTGGACTGAACGCGGTACTCCCGGCACAGGTGGTGGTCTCGGGAGGCTTGGCGGGCGACGGCGACCGGTTTAAGCGGACCTGGGTCATTAAAGACGGACTTCCGGTCGCTGGTCATGTCACAGCAGTCGGGTTCTATGGCTCCGCGATCCGGCTCACCCACGGATCCAAAGGCGGATGGGATCTCTTCGGACCGGAACGGCTTATCACCCGTTCCAAAGGAAACGTGCTCTATGAGTTGAACCAGAAGCCGGCGCTCCAACTCTACAAAGACTACCTGGGTGAACTCGCGAATGGACTGCCGGGCACCGCGCTCCTTTTTCCTCTCGCGATCCGGCAGACGCAACAGGACACCAAACGTCTGGTCCGCACGATCCTCGCCGTCGACGAGGCGGCTCAGTCCCTCACGTTTGCTGGCGATATGCCGGAGGGAGCCTATGCCCAGTTTATGCGCGCCAATTTCGACCGGTTGATTCAGGGCGCCTCCGACGCGGCCACTGCGGCGGCCGCACCGAACCCGGAGCCTTCGCCGACGCTCTCGATTGCCATCAGCTGCGTCGGACGGCGGCTCGTGCTGGGTGAACGAACCGAAGAGGAAGTCGAAGCGGCCTTCGATGTGTTGCCCAAAGGCGCGGCACAGATCGGATTCTATTCCTATGGCGAGATCTCGCCCTACAGCACGGGACACTGCGATCTCCACAACCAGACCATGACCCTGACCACGATTTCAGAGGCCGCCTGA
- a CDS encoding methylenetetrahydrofolate reductase C-terminal domain-containing protein → MPNRVLIPGEDDAGTHVGGVHKRPPIPDHTLKAECPKFMAHGPCGGVRKGGLCEVYPEMKCPWVSMFIELEKIGQTDWMKQL, encoded by the coding sequence ATGCCAAATCGAGTTTTGATTCCCGGCGAAGACGATGCCGGAACCCATGTCGGCGGTGTGCACAAGCGCCCTCCCATCCCGGATCACACGCTCAAGGCCGAATGCCCGAAGTTCATGGCCCATGGCCCCTGCGGGGGTGTGCGCAAAGGCGGCCTCTGCGAAGTCTATCCGGAAATGAAATGCCCCTGGGTGTCGATGTTTATTGAACTCGAGAAAATCGGGCAGACCGATTGGATGAAACAACTCTAG
- a CDS encoding transketolase C-terminal domain-containing protein: MSEAEVKTNPPGAPAATVAPAKKDPHAEAKRQKVVSPEYLFHEAPRTKEFITGSEAAKEAIRRSNVDLAIAYPITPQSETMQLVGVLYGEGYVKEYYRGEEEVGVMAAIAGGSRAGVRCYTATAGPGTLRGLEGIASWPGHRLPAVAMFTCRVVNAPLAIQPDNIEVSYLLNCGMIVFHAENQQDMFDFTMAGFVISEKNDVTLPVGVCCDGFFVTHARGYVRMQDRSMKLPPREAWRGAVPVLDAENPPARLSRDAPVQKSNFMAYNIHAVWQQEVWAAVERSRKYINQYMGGLLTAENVDGAEAVIIASGSAAAQSREAVRICAEKGIKIGLIKVRSLRPFPTQELRELCKNAKLIVVPEFNYVGWLAKEVATAIYGYSKAKIIGGPRVYGGQSMPVELIVDEVESGLTGKKSTNVAMSSVMGGAVNQDDVSHFMRSI; encoded by the coding sequence ATGAGCGAAGCTGAAGTCAAAACAAATCCCCCGGGTGCTCCTGCTGCCACTGTGGCGCCGGCTAAGAAAGATCCGCATGCCGAAGCCAAACGACAGAAGGTCGTCAGCCCTGAGTACTTGTTTCACGAGGCCCCGAGGACGAAGGAATTTATTACGGGCAGCGAAGCCGCGAAAGAAGCCATTCGCCGGTCGAATGTGGATCTGGCCATTGCCTACCCGATTACGCCTCAGAGCGAAACCATGCAGCTCGTGGGTGTGCTCTACGGCGAAGGATATGTAAAAGAATACTATCGCGGTGAGGAAGAAGTCGGCGTCATGGCCGCCATCGCCGGAGGATCCCGCGCAGGCGTTCGCTGCTATACCGCCACTGCGGGACCTGGGACCTTGAGAGGTCTCGAAGGCATTGCCTCGTGGCCAGGCCATCGGTTGCCGGCCGTGGCGATGTTCACCTGCCGCGTGGTCAATGCTCCGCTCGCGATTCAGCCGGATAATATTGAGGTCTCCTATCTCCTCAATTGCGGTATGATCGTGTTCCATGCTGAGAATCAGCAGGACATGTTCGATTTCACGATGGCCGGGTTCGTCATCAGCGAGAAGAACGATGTGACCCTGCCGGTCGGTGTCTGCTGCGATGGATTCTTTGTCACGCATGCTCGTGGCTATGTGCGCATGCAGGATCGCAGCATGAAGCTGCCTCCGCGTGAAGCATGGCGCGGCGCGGTGCCCGTCCTCGATGCGGAGAATCCTCCCGCGCGTCTCTCGCGCGACGCCCCGGTTCAAAAATCGAACTTCATGGCCTACAACATTCACGCGGTCTGGCAGCAGGAAGTGTGGGCTGCGGTTGAACGATCCCGCAAGTATATCAATCAGTATATGGGCGGGTTGCTCACGGCCGAAAATGTGGACGGTGCCGAGGCTGTGATCATTGCGTCAGGAAGCGCCGCCGCTCAGTCCCGCGAAGCGGTCCGTATTTGCGCAGAAAAGGGCATTAAGATCGGCCTGATCAAGGTACGTTCGTTGCGGCCGTTCCCGACGCAGGAACTGCGGGAGCTCTGCAAAAATGCCAAGCTGATCGTGGTGCCCGAGTTCAATTATGTCGGTTGGCTGGCCAAGGAAGTGGCGACCGCGATTTATGGCTATTCCAAGGCCAAAATCATCGGTGGGCCGCGGGTCTATGGTGGGCAGTCCATGCCGGTCGAATTGATTGTGGACGAAGTGGAGTCCGGACTCACCGGTAAGAAGTCCACGAACGTTGCGATGTCTTCTGTCATGGGCGGGGCCGTCAATCAAGACGACGTGTCCCATTTCATGCGCAGCATTTAA
- a CDS encoding carbon monoxide dehydrogenase beta subunit family protein, with protein MATTQDKRERIIVPGPAGFHPPSAAQLGVSLPDPGEGLFYGLLEPNEDKVIEEMARKMLTSPNATLFPGPMVLWAWNEHAIEKAKATLEIAAQIPNVMIIPMPDYRPKYPKIDPEEVINPNHPNLTIWGNKIEACIFIGVHCHYANLTLKMIRAGTNCCTMAICAEQGHEDAMLTIRDSDVLKLKKTAQIFKKIREEMGIKLPENGENVRFTGTQSKVHGGKTHTNPLTFMPTVAGVGSAGTFGHSAEQMKREG; from the coding sequence GTGGCAACAACGCAAGATAAGAGAGAGAGAATCATTGTTCCGGGGCCGGCTGGATTTCATCCTCCGTCCGCTGCACAGCTTGGTGTGTCGCTGCCCGATCCAGGCGAAGGCTTGTTTTACGGACTGCTGGAACCCAATGAGGATAAGGTCATCGAAGAGATGGCCCGGAAGATGTTGACCAGTCCCAACGCGACGCTCTTCCCAGGGCCGATGGTGTTGTGGGCCTGGAACGAACATGCGATTGAAAAGGCCAAGGCCACGCTGGAAATTGCCGCCCAGATTCCGAACGTGATGATTATCCCGATGCCGGACTACCGGCCCAAGTATCCCAAGATCGATCCGGAAGAGGTCATCAATCCCAATCACCCGAATTTGACGATTTGGGGAAATAAGATTGAGGCTTGTATCTTTATCGGCGTGCATTGTCATTATGCCAATCTGACGTTGAAGATGATCCGTGCGGGGACGAATTGCTGCACGATGGCGATCTGCGCCGAGCAGGGCCACGAAGATGCCATGTTGACGATCCGCGATTCGGATGTGCTCAAGCTGAAAAAGACCGCGCAGATCTTCAAGAAGATTCGTGAGGAAATGGGGATCAAGTTGCCGGAAAACGGCGAGAATGTTCGGTTTACCGGAACGCAGTCCAAAGTCCACGGTGGAAAGACCCACACCAATCCGTTGACCTTTATGCCTACGGTTGCCGGAGTCGGCAGCGCGGGTACGTTTGGCCATTCGGCTGAACAGATGAAGCGTGAAGGGTAA
- a CDS encoding ABC transporter substrate-binding protein — protein MKTTSLKRLALALLLAWLLSTTVQAGDVRVVIIASQDAAPYQDLAKGFRQHLESHAGSVSFETYSLQGSAAKVSDLFPAIKTKSPQLLLTIGTLATQAALKELPDIPLVAGLVVDPDNLLKGGRATGIGVEFPLEIQLQWLQRIVPGAGTIGALYNPKENRARIEAATKIARNMGLKLVSREVETPRALPDALDSLGKDADILWGLSDQVVLSPQTAEPILLFSMQHRLPLSGLTTSWTKAGALYSLDRDYADLGAQCGELALKILGGAKAGTLPPVPPRKVVYSLNLKTADHMKIDVPQAIIEGAQHVFR, from the coding sequence TTGAAAACGACATCACTCAAACGGCTGGCACTGGCGCTGCTGCTCGCCTGGCTCCTGAGCACGACGGTGCAGGCAGGCGATGTTCGCGTCGTCATCATCGCCAGCCAGGACGCGGCCCCCTATCAAGACCTGGCCAAGGGGTTTCGCCAGCACTTGGAATCGCACGCCGGGTCGGTTTCGTTCGAGACCTATAGCCTTCAGGGGAGCGCTGCCAAAGTGAGTGACCTGTTTCCTGCCATCAAGACCAAGTCTCCACAGCTGCTCCTGACGATCGGGACCCTGGCCACACAGGCTGCGCTTAAGGAACTCCCCGACATCCCTCTCGTGGCCGGATTAGTCGTGGACCCGGACAACCTGCTCAAAGGCGGCCGGGCCACGGGAATCGGCGTGGAGTTTCCCCTCGAGATCCAGTTGCAATGGCTCCAGCGAATCGTGCCCGGCGCCGGCACGATCGGCGCGTTGTACAATCCGAAGGAGAATCGCGCCAGGATCGAGGCCGCCACCAAAATTGCCCGCAACATGGGATTGAAATTGGTCTCGCGCGAAGTCGAGACACCGCGCGCCCTCCCCGATGCACTCGACAGTCTCGGCAAAGATGCCGACATCCTCTGGGGGCTCAGCGACCAGGTCGTGCTCTCCCCGCAAACGGCCGAACCGATTCTCCTGTTTTCCATGCAACACCGCCTTCCGCTCAGCGGACTGACCACCTCGTGGACCAAAGCCGGCGCCCTCTACTCACTGGACCGGGACTACGCCGATCTGGGGGCCCAATGCGGCGAACTGGCGCTCAAAATTCTTGGAGGAGCCAAGGCCGGCACCCTGCCGCCGGTCCCGCCGAGAAAAGTGGTCTATTCCCTAAACCTGAAAACGGCCGATCACATGAAGATTGATGTCCCGCAAGCGATTATCGAAGGGGCTCAACACGTTTTCCGATAA
- the queF gene encoding preQ(1) synthase: MKRVAARSRSKTTKLGYNERHAKSGIKAPLPDIETFPNQYKGYEITIEIPEYTAICPKTNLPDFGTVTIHYRPNKACLELKSLKMYIHAYRNLGIFYENAVNRILHDVVKSCRPVWATVTGGFTARGGLSSKIEAKYP; the protein is encoded by the coding sequence GTGAAACGTGTAGCGGCGCGAAGCAGATCGAAGACCACGAAACTGGGCTACAACGAACGGCATGCCAAGAGCGGCATCAAGGCGCCATTGCCCGACATTGAAACCTTCCCCAACCAGTATAAGGGCTACGAGATCACGATCGAGATCCCCGAATACACCGCGATCTGCCCCAAAACCAACCTGCCCGATTTCGGCACCGTCACCATCCACTACAGGCCCAACAAAGCCTGCCTCGAACTCAAGTCCCTCAAGATGTATATCCACGCCTACCGCAACCTCGGCATTTTCTATGAGAACGCCGTCAATCGAATTCTCCACGATGTCGTGAAGTCCTGCAGGCCCGTCTGGGCCACAGTCACCGGCGGATTCACCGCACGCGGAGGGTTGTCGAGCAAGATCGAAGCGAAATATCCCTAG
- a CDS encoding 2-oxoacid:acceptor oxidoreductase family protein, giving the protein MAKRFNIRMAGVGGQGVVTGSHILSTAVINAGGESTIVPFYGSEKRMAPVESYVRVSDEPIYEIGEITFPHIIIIFHPQVITHGKSYTMPFYFGLKEDGIALINNDGPMNLHKDQAAELKERRAKLYYFPATKLSLEVAGMDLATNMALMGCIGAITGLTNMAGLEQAVKDRFLGKGFVVSGGTAALDSVVERKFKKKQELIDKNVAVMRAGWNYAVEHGWAAPDVKRVETPVAAAASA; this is encoded by the coding sequence ATGGCAAAGCGTTTCAACATTCGGATGGCAGGCGTCGGTGGACAGGGTGTCGTGACAGGATCGCACATCCTGAGCACCGCGGTCATCAACGCCGGCGGGGAAAGCACGATCGTTCCGTTCTACGGATCGGAAAAGCGCATGGCGCCGGTCGAGAGTTATGTGCGGGTCTCTGATGAACCGATCTACGAGATCGGCGAAATCACGTTTCCCCACATCATCATCATTTTCCATCCGCAGGTTATTACGCATGGTAAGTCCTACACGATGCCCTTCTACTTCGGTCTGAAGGAAGATGGGATCGCGCTGATCAATAACGATGGTCCGATGAACCTGCACAAGGACCAGGCGGCTGAGCTGAAAGAGCGTCGCGCGAAGCTCTACTACTTCCCGGCAACGAAGCTTTCGTTGGAAGTGGCGGGGATGGACCTTGCCACGAACATGGCCTTGATGGGCTGCATCGGAGCGATCACCGGGTTGACGAACATGGCCGGCTTGGAGCAGGCCGTGAAAGACCGGTTCCTCGGAAAAGGATTCGTCGTTTCCGGCGGAACGGCGGCGTTGGATAGCGTGGTGGAACGAAAGTTCAAGAAGAAGCAGGAATTGATTGATAAGAACGTGGCCGTGATGCGGGCCGGTTGGAACTACGCCGTTGAGCACGGATGGGCGGCTCCCGACGTGAAACGTGTCGAGACGCCAGTCGCCGCCGCTGCCAGTGCGTAA
- a CDS encoding thiamine pyrophosphate-dependent enzyme: MSLDYVKFTNGFEKFMPKEYRDMVEHGPFGKKVSVSQMGSFKEILEEHPMCAGCAMTLFIRLAMIAVPNPEDTIMVGTAGCGRLAISQAAIPFVYGNYGDQNGVASGLSRGLRLRFGDKPKDVVVMAGDGGTADIGFQQVLHSWFRKERFTTIMLDNEVYGNTGGQESGMTSRGAVLKMAPLGKKFEKMDMLQMAKVAGCAYVATVVPNNPRRVESVIKKAVLIAREVGSAYIQAYTSCNIEYAIPTDKVMEDAKTVENDRYQFTEYVSEEAKQYLAERYGYKEFLPKPAAPAAAIPNKA; the protein is encoded by the coding sequence ATGAGTCTCGATTATGTGAAGTTTACAAACGGCTTCGAGAAGTTCATGCCGAAAGAATATCGGGATATGGTCGAACATGGTCCGTTCGGCAAGAAGGTTTCCGTCTCCCAGATGGGAAGTTTCAAGGAGATTTTAGAAGAGCATCCGATGTGCGCCGGCTGTGCGATGACCTTGTTCATCCGCCTGGCTATGATCGCCGTGCCGAATCCTGAAGATACGATCATGGTGGGTACTGCCGGATGCGGTCGTTTGGCGATTTCGCAGGCCGCGATCCCTTTCGTGTACGGCAACTACGGCGACCAGAATGGTGTGGCCAGCGGGTTGTCTCGCGGTCTCCGCCTCCGGTTCGGCGATAAGCCGAAGGATGTGGTCGTGATGGCCGGCGACGGCGGCACGGCCGACATCGGATTCCAGCAAGTGTTGCACTCCTGGTTCCGCAAGGAACGATTCACCACGATCATGTTGGATAACGAAGTCTACGGAAATACCGGCGGTCAGGAAAGCGGTATGACGAGCCGTGGCGCGGTATTGAAGATGGCCCCCTTGGGCAAGAAGTTCGAGAAGATGGATATGTTGCAGATGGCAAAGGTGGCCGGATGCGCCTATGTCGCCACCGTCGTCCCGAACAATCCCCGCCGTGTCGAGAGCGTCATCAAGAAAGCCGTGCTGATCGCCCGTGAAGTGGGCTCTGCTTACATTCAGGCCTACACCTCCTGCAACATTGAGTATGCGATTCCGACCGACAAGGTCATGGAAGACGCCAAGACCGTTGAAAACGATCGATATCAGTTCACGGAATATGTCAGCGAAGAAGCGAAGCAGTACTTGGCTGAGCGTTATGGCTATAAGGAATTTCTTCCGAAGCCGGCCGCTCCCGCAGCCGCTATTCCCAACAAAGCATAA
- a CDS encoding response regulator has translation MSRKRLSKGLNTFSDNTRTQDTGTMRSTLATKFNLLTGSLILCAAVVIGGLLVRQQIAATSEGLIHRGQILTALIAQNSEYGVFTENRDNLLKLVESLSVDPDFAYVEIRGKDSKVLAGKSIDGQPIPLPGTPPLEASPEAGTANARSMITNQSFIEFVVPVTTKPMADSGGLFVDPSAASTQPSAIGSVRLGLGKQRLEQSIVQTIASTGITASLVILLGIGLTLVVTRRIAAPIRTLRDATQKVAQGDLAQPLTIVTRDEVGDLAHSFNRMVGKLREAKEQEVRHQETLEATVVERTSELTQTVAALQIAKEAAEAASIAKSQFLANMSHEIRTPMNGVLGMAELLMNSPLTEKQRHLATSVHRSGTALLGIINDILDFSKIEAGKLELEQMEFGLRDTIEEAVDLFAEPAGKKGVELTCYIPADIPDNVLGDPVRLRQILLNLVGNAVKFTPSGDVAVRVTCVNQGIDALTLKVEIADTGLGIPAQVQSRLFTAFSQADGSTTRRFGGTGLGLAIVKQLVELMGGEVGVMSAPGKGSTFWFTIQLGQGTPHAPQEAPDTRFLHHTRILVVDDNDINRDILEAHLTALGADTICAESGAAALAVLHERAGTPPIDLAILDIHMPDMDGIMLARAIKEDPRTRHMELLALSSVDSQEHGGDGKALGFAAWLRKPVRQSLLRDCLRRLRQGAIDRPPEPVPAPTPATLRSSLGRVLLVEDNPVNREVSTGMLDILGYDVTVAEDGQQALTVSAANSFDLILMDCQMPVMDGFTATARIRDREQQTQVARIPIIALTANAMDGDRERCLAAGMDDYLSKPFSQQALGDLLAHWRLPRIPAQASLPPTTTETTGTSEQPPSPVSHVDRTAWATITALQRPGKPNLLHKTIGLYLTSSQTQVDGLRQALQEGNHQAMIVPAHTLKSSSAMLGASRLAELAGQIETACRNGQGTRSAELIPDLEREYQQACSIFRQELSQTAEEAA, from the coding sequence ATGTCCCGCAAGCGATTATCGAAGGGGCTCAACACGTTTTCCGATAACACCCGAACCCAGGACACCGGCACGATGCGCTCGACACTCGCGACAAAATTCAACCTGCTGACCGGCTCTCTGATTCTCTGCGCCGCGGTGGTCATCGGCGGGCTCCTGGTCAGGCAACAGATCGCGGCGACCTCCGAGGGTCTCATCCATCGCGGCCAGATCCTCACGGCCTTGATCGCGCAGAACAGTGAATACGGCGTGTTCACGGAGAATCGCGACAACCTCCTGAAGCTTGTCGAGAGCCTGAGCGTCGACCCCGACTTTGCCTATGTGGAAATCCGGGGAAAGGATTCGAAGGTGTTGGCCGGGAAATCAATAGACGGGCAACCAATCCCGTTGCCTGGGACTCCGCCTCTTGAGGCTAGCCCCGAGGCTGGCACGGCCAACGCGCGCAGCATGATAACGAATCAGTCCTTCATCGAGTTCGTAGTCCCCGTCACGACGAAACCGATGGCGGATTCCGGCGGCCTCTTCGTCGACCCTTCAGCGGCCTCCACTCAACCGAGTGCGATCGGATCAGTTCGTCTGGGTTTAGGGAAGCAACGTCTTGAGCAATCCATCGTACAAACCATTGCGTCCACAGGCATCACGGCATCGCTCGTCATCCTGCTTGGTATCGGGCTGACTCTCGTCGTGACCCGTCGGATCGCGGCGCCGATTCGCACGCTTCGCGACGCCACGCAAAAAGTCGCCCAAGGCGATTTGGCTCAACCGTTAACGATCGTCACGCGCGATGAAGTCGGAGACCTTGCGCACTCGTTCAATCGCATGGTCGGAAAACTGCGAGAGGCCAAGGAGCAGGAAGTCCGCCATCAAGAGACGCTCGAAGCTACCGTCGTGGAGCGCACCTCCGAACTGACCCAGACGGTCGCCGCACTCCAAATCGCCAAAGAAGCCGCCGAGGCGGCCAGCATCGCCAAGTCTCAGTTTCTCGCCAACATGAGCCACGAGATCCGCACCCCGATGAACGGCGTCCTCGGCATGGCGGAATTGCTGATGAACTCCCCGCTCACGGAGAAGCAACGGCATCTTGCCACGAGCGTGCACCGCTCGGGAACCGCCCTGCTCGGCATCATCAATGACATTTTGGACTTCTCGAAGATTGAGGCCGGCAAGCTCGAGCTTGAACAGATGGAATTCGGGCTCCGGGACACGATAGAGGAGGCAGTGGACCTCTTCGCCGAGCCGGCGGGCAAGAAAGGGGTGGAGTTGACCTGCTACATCCCCGCCGATATTCCTGACAATGTCCTTGGCGACCCAGTACGCCTACGGCAGATTCTGCTCAATCTGGTCGGGAACGCCGTGAAGTTCACCCCCAGCGGCGACGTGGCGGTCCGGGTTACCTGCGTAAACCAAGGGATCGACGCACTCACCCTGAAGGTCGAGATCGCCGACACCGGGTTGGGCATCCCCGCTCAGGTCCAATCGCGGCTCTTCACCGCATTCTCTCAAGCCGACGGATCCACTACGCGACGCTTTGGGGGCACCGGCCTCGGTCTCGCCATCGTCAAACAATTGGTAGAGCTCATGGGTGGAGAGGTCGGCGTAATGAGTGCGCCTGGCAAGGGCTCGACCTTCTGGTTCACCATCCAACTGGGACAGGGCACACCGCACGCCCCACAGGAGGCACCGGATACCCGATTCCTGCATCACACCAGAATCCTGGTCGTCGATGACAATGACATCAATCGTGACATTTTGGAGGCCCATCTCACGGCCTTGGGAGCCGACACGATCTGCGCCGAATCCGGGGCTGCCGCCCTGGCCGTCCTGCATGAGCGCGCGGGGACGCCGCCGATCGACCTGGCCATTCTCGACATTCACATGCCCGACATGGATGGCATCATGCTCGCCCGCGCCATCAAGGAGGATCCGCGCACCCGCCACATGGAGCTCCTGGCCCTCAGTTCCGTCGACAGCCAGGAACACGGGGGAGACGGGAAGGCGCTTGGATTTGCCGCCTGGCTCAGGAAACCCGTTCGCCAATCTCTCCTGAGAGACTGCCTCCGTCGGCTCCGACAGGGGGCTATCGATCGACCACCCGAACCGGTTCCGGCTCCGACACCAGCCACGCTACGGTCCTCTCTGGGGCGCGTGCTCCTCGTCGAAGACAATCCCGTCAACCGCGAGGTCTCCACCGGCATGCTCGACATCCTCGGCTATGACGTCACCGTCGCCGAAGACGGCCAGCAGGCGCTGACAGTATCCGCCGCCAATTCCTTCGACCTCATCCTGATGGATTGCCAAATGCCCGTCATGGATGGATTCACGGCCACGGCGAGGATTCGGGATCGAGAACAACAGACCCAGGTCGCACGAATCCCGATCATCGCCCTCACCGCCAACGCGATGGACGGAGACCGCGAACGCTGTCTGGCTGCAGGAATGGACGACTACCTGAGCAAACCCTTCTCCCAACAAGCACTGGGAGACCTTCTGGCCCACTGGCGTCTCCCCCGAATCCCGGCTCAGGCATCTTTGCCCCCCACGACAACAGAAACGACTGGGACCAGCGAGCAACCGCCGTCGCCAGTGTCACACGTCGATCGCACCGCCTGGGCGACCATCACCGCGCTCCAACGACCGGGGAAGCCTAATCTGCTGCACAAAACGATCGGCCTCTATCTCACGAGTTCTCAGACGCAGGTCGATGGGCTTCGCCAGGCGCTTCAGGAAGGGAATCACCAGGCCATGATCGTCCCGGCCCATACGCTGAAATCGTCGAGCGCCATGCTCGGCGCCAGCCGACTGGCCGAACTTGCCGGCCAGATCGAGACCGCCTGTCGAAACGGACAAGGGACGCGGTCGGCGGAACTGATCCCGGACCTGGAACGCGAGTACCAGCAGGCTTGCAGCATTTTCCGTCAAGAACTTTCTCAAACAGCCGAGGAGGCAGCATGA